Proteins encoded by one window of Candidatus Bathyanammoxibius amoris:
- the trpA gene encoding tryptophan synthase subunit alpha, protein MDNRIDQRFKLLKSKKEPAFIPFITAGDPSLEVTRELILRLEKSGADIIELGIPFSDPIADGPVIQASYYRALTRGLKVADVFRLVKDLRRQTDMPIVSMVSYSIIFKTGAEKFVDSAIDAGFDGATIPDLPVEEADAIIRDAEKKNFRIICFVAPTTNLDRMTRIVKCTQGFLYYISVVGITGIRDSLAKDMAENIEKLRGMTDKPVALGFGISTPEHARAAGKVADGVIVGSALIKELERNMDKSPSEMVNAVGQLADRLAAGAKGKLETSGC, encoded by the coding sequence ATGGATAACAGGATTGACCAGCGGTTTAAGCTGTTAAAGAGCAAGAAGGAACCCGCCTTTATCCCGTTCATAACGGCCGGTGACCCCAGCCTTGAGGTCACAAGAGAACTTATCCTGAGGCTCGAAAAGAGTGGTGCCGACATCATAGAGCTGGGCATCCCCTTTTCCGACCCCATCGCAGACGGCCCCGTCATTCAGGCCTCCTACTACAGGGCGCTTACCAGGGGACTGAAGGTGGCCGACGTATTCCGCCTCGTGAAGGACCTGAGAAGACAAACGGACATGCCCATTGTGTCTATGGTCTCCTACAGCATTATTTTTAAAACAGGTGCCGAGAAGTTTGTAGACAGCGCAATAGATGCGGGTTTTGACGGCGCCACTATACCGGACCTGCCTGTAGAGGAAGCGGATGCCATTATTCGTGATGCGGAGAAAAAAAACTTTCGTATAATCTGTTTCGTCGCCCCGACAACCAACCTTGACCGCATGACCAGGATTGTGAAATGCACCCAGGGCTTTCTGTACTACATCTCTGTTGTGGGGATAACAGGGATAAGGGACAGCCTGGCGAAAGATATGGCGGAAAACATAGAGAAGCTGAGGGGTATGACGGATAAACCCGTTGCGCTTGGCTTCGGTATCTCTACGCCCGAACATGCCAGGGCGGCAGGCAAGGTGGCTGACGGTGTGATTGTGGGCAGCGCCTTGATAAAAGAGTTGGAACGCAATATGGATAAATCCCCCTCTGAGATGGTGAACGCCGTTGGTCAGCTCGCAGACAGGCTTGCTGCGGGTGCCAAGGGCAAGCTGGAGACATCAGGCTGCTAG
- the trpB gene encoding tryptophan synthase subunit beta, whose product MGTGVSRPMTVEKPRAEKGRFGRFGGRYVPETLIPALEQLEREYNSTKDDKEFQRELDYYLTEYVGRPSPLYLAERLGKRMGGVKVYLKREDLNHTGAHKINNTLGQALLAKRMGKKRIIAETGAGQHGVATATAAAMFGMECDVYMGEEDMRRQSLNVFRMKLLGTKVIPVKTGSRTLKDATNEALRDWMASVRVTHYIIGSVVGPHPYPTMVRDFQTIIGREAKGQILKKENRLPDCLIACVGGGSNSIGLFHPFIGDEGVRMIGVEAGGLSLRVGEHAATLSHGEVGVLHGSMSYVLQDEDGQTQAVHSISAGLDYPGVGPEHSYLKDIGRVEYASVTDAEALEAFEICARSEGIIPALEASHALAYAFKNASSFGKESIILICLSGSGDKDSFEVAAKLGLKI is encoded by the coding sequence ATGGGTACAGGTGTCTCAAGGCCCATGACCGTAGAGAAGCCCCGAGCCGAGAAGGGACGTTTCGGAAGGTTTGGGGGGCGGTACGTCCCAGAGACGCTGATACCCGCGCTTGAGCAGCTTGAGCGGGAATACAACAGCACCAAAGACGATAAGGAATTCCAGAGGGAGCTGGATTACTATTTGACGGAATACGTGGGGAGGCCCTCGCCCTTATATCTTGCCGAGAGGCTTGGTAAGCGTATGGGCGGTGTGAAGGTGTATTTAAAGAGGGAAGACCTGAACCACACAGGCGCCCATAAGATAAATAATACGTTGGGCCAGGCGCTGCTGGCCAAGAGGATGGGTAAGAAGCGGATAATCGCCGAGACCGGCGCCGGACAGCATGGCGTGGCCACGGCCACGGCGGCCGCCATGTTTGGTATGGAGTGTGATGTCTATATGGGTGAGGAAGACATGCGGCGTCAGTCCCTGAACGTCTTCCGCATGAAACTCCTTGGCACAAAGGTGATTCCTGTTAAGACGGGCTCCAGGACGCTGAAAGACGCCACAAATGAGGCCTTGAGGGATTGGATGGCCTCGGTAAGGGTTACCCACTACATAATTGGCTCCGTGGTAGGTCCGCACCCGTATCCCACAATGGTGAGAGATTTCCAGACTATAATCGGGAGGGAAGCAAAGGGGCAGATTTTGAAAAAGGAGAATCGGCTTCCTGACTGTTTAATCGCCTGTGTAGGCGGCGGCAGTAATTCTATCGGGCTATTTCATCCGTTTATTGGGGATGAAGGCGTAAGGATGATAGGGGTCGAGGCCGGCGGTCTCAGCCTGCGCGTCGGTGAACACGCGGCGACGCTCTCTCATGGCGAGGTCGGGGTATTACACGGCAGTATGAGCTATGTGCTGCAGGATGAAGACGGCCAGACCCAGGCGGTTCACTCTATCTCCGCGGGGCTGGACTATCCTGGCGTAGGCCCTGAACATAGTTACCTCAAGGATATAGGCAGGGTGGAATACGCGTCTGTTACGGATGCCGAGGCCCTGGAGGCGTTTGAAATATGCGCCAGGTCAGAGGGCATAATTCCCGCCCTTGAAGCCAGCCACGCCCTTGCTTATGCCTTCAAGAACGCGTCATCTTTCGGGAAGGAAAGTATCATCCTAATCTGTCTCTCAGGAAGTGGCGATAAGGACTCCTTTGAGGTGGCGGCAAAGCTGGGCTTGAAGATCTAG
- a CDS encoding FprA family A-type flavoprotein, with protein sequence MGKTDISSVPVEIAPGIFWVGVLDRKRTLFDSFMKLRYGTTYNAYLIVGREKVALVDTVSVGFGDLLLKKISEIVKPEAIDYVVMNHAEPDHGGVIPGVLSLAGGATLLASKKGLSAAKLYYDVPENRMEAVGEETRIDLGGKTLRFIDAPWLHWPETMFTYCEEDKAVFTCDFLGAHVAADSIYEDEIGEIVLSEAKRYYGEIMMVFIKPVMKALDKLKELDIKIVAPSHGPVYRNPQPILDAHEEWTRGPLKAKAVVIYVSMYGSTATLAQTVIDALKEEGIEVAAFNMVEADASNIVSDLVDCSAIVFGSPAFYGGMHPKLATPVEVIRSIRPRGKMLATFGSYGWGAGAAKEIKTRLVPTGFDVIETLEIQGPPKVDVLERARAFGKTIANKISDSLV encoded by the coding sequence ATGGGTAAAACAGACATATCGTCGGTGCCTGTAGAGATAGCGCCCGGGATATTCTGGGTCGGTGTGCTTGACCGTAAACGCACGCTCTTTGACAGCTTCATGAAACTCCGTTACGGGACTACCTACAATGCCTACCTTATAGTCGGCAGGGAGAAGGTGGCGCTGGTTGACACCGTGAGCGTGGGCTTCGGTGACTTATTGTTGAAAAAGATAAGTGAGATAGTAAAACCGGAAGCTATAGACTACGTGGTAATGAACCACGCAGAGCCGGACCACGGGGGGGTAATACCCGGCGTCTTATCATTGGCCGGGGGAGCCACTCTCCTTGCCTCGAAAAAGGGCCTGAGCGCCGCGAAACTGTACTACGACGTCCCGGAAAACAGGATGGAGGCCGTTGGAGAAGAAACGAGAATAGACCTCGGGGGCAAGACCCTGAGGTTTATCGATGCACCCTGGCTTCACTGGCCTGAGACAATGTTCACCTACTGCGAAGAGGACAAGGCCGTCTTCACCTGCGATTTCCTTGGTGCACACGTGGCTGCGGATTCGATCTACGAGGACGAGATTGGTGAGATAGTGCTGAGCGAGGCAAAGAGATACTATGGCGAGATAATGATGGTATTTATAAAGCCCGTCATGAAGGCCCTGGATAAACTTAAGGAACTGGATATAAAAATAGTAGCTCCGAGCCATGGGCCCGTGTATCGTAATCCCCAACCCATACTTGACGCCCATGAAGAATGGACCAGGGGTCCGCTAAAGGCAAAGGCGGTCGTTATTTACGTGTCTATGTACGGCAGTACGGCCACCCTGGCGCAAACGGTAATTGACGCGTTGAAAGAGGAGGGGATTGAGGTTGCAGCCTTTAACATGGTCGAGGCTGACGCCTCAAACATAGTCTCAGACCTCGTTGACTGCAGCGCGATTGTCTTCGGCTCGCCTGCATTTTATGGTGGTATGCATCCAAAGCTTGCCACCCCGGTGGAGGTCATAAGGAGCATCAGGCCCAGGGGCAAGATGCTGGCCACATTCGGCTCTTACGGTTGGGGTGCCGGCGCAGCCAAGGAGATAAAGACAAGACTTGTACCGACAGGCTTCGACGTGATAGAGACACTGGAGATACAGGGACCCCCCAAAGTAGACGTGCTTGAAAGGGCAAGGGCCTTCGGGAAGACGATTGCGAACAAGATAAGCGATTCCCTCGTGTAG